In Cydia strobilella chromosome 22, ilCydStro3.1, whole genome shotgun sequence, one genomic interval encodes:
- the LOC134751373 gene encoding uncharacterized protein LOC134751373: MEAEPSSSTQPESVINFEFRNNASNIESARFLQRILNKSREENMLVKPLTDPMERTYFYTGLDKRIMPALKYTDTQITQVKDIERSVIHERLVAFYLNSARLLSSPSPGTTPTTKNLFAALYGTIPKYVDIRTFRKYLVKFEYVWLRIAKGYIVMERPSVTSERYYYLKNIMRYREENREIFYVDEIVLTTSCNLYQFKKYNSLLKTAAKANIDLSQSVLLKHIYAVSKTGVYAMKTLDDFTSSNFASWITDDLLPLLPEKSVVVIQKYDHHDDVIKKPTLYSVKEDMIEWLERNNVPFVEDMSKCELMSLIDTYTSEIDEFSVIENSLKLKGHQLLRLPVCIEDMTPAKHLFELLKLNAHKVRVNINLIIESVPQPTLEEYDNNIVDVERNTMHTDMKMDDVLDSVVKGFQNLRFKDEDSEVPLSDSD; encoded by the coding sequence ATGGAAGCGGAACCGAGTTCCTCGACACAACCGGAAagtgttattaattttgaatttcgaaatAACGCGAGCAACATCGAATCGGCCCGATTTCTCCAACGCATATTGAACAAATCTAGAGAAGAGAATATGTTGGTTAAACCCTTGACTGACCCTATGGAACGCACATATTTCTACACCGGCCTCGATAAAAGAATTATGCCTGCCCTCAAATACACGGATACACAAATCACACAAGTGAAGGACATTGAAAGATCTGTAATACATGAGCGATTGGTTGCTTTCTATTTGAACTCAGCCCGTCTTCTCAGTTCTCCGAGTCCAGGAACTACACCGACAACGAAGAATCTATTCGCAGCTCTGTATGGAACGATTCCGAAATACGTTGATATTCGTACGTTTCGCAAATACTTGGTCAAGTTTGAATATGTTTGGTTAAGGATAGCCAAAGGATACATTGTCATGGAAAGACCTAGCGTCACCTCTGAAAGATACTATTACCTGAAAAATATAATGCGATATCGTGAAGAGAACAGAGAGATTTTCTACGTCGATGAAATAGTATTGACCACCAGTTGTAAtctctatcaatttaaaaaatacaacagtCTGCTGAAAACAGCCGCAAAAGCAAATATAGACTTATCACAAAGCGTTTTATTAAAACACATATACGCTGTCTCGAAAACTGGAGTCTATGCTATGAAGACTCTTGATGATTTCACCTCATCTAACTTTGCCAGTTGGATAACAGATGATTTACTACCACTGTTGCCCGAGAAAAGTGTTGttgtaatacaaaaatacgatCACCATGATGACGTTATCAAGAAACCTACGTTATACAGTGTAAAAGAAGACATGATAGAGTGGCTTGAACGGAATAACGTACCGTTTGTAGAAGATATGTCGAAATGTGAACTGATGTCTCTGATAGACACCTACACTTCTGAGATTGACGAATTCAGTGTAATTGAAAACTCACTTAAGCTAAAAGGTCATCAGTTgctccgtctgcctgtctgtatTGAAGACATGACTCCGGCCAAACATCTCTTCGAGTTATTAAAACTGAATGCCCACAAAGTACGAGTAAATATCAATTTAATAATCGAAAGTGTCCCCCAGCCTACGTTAGAGGAGTATGACAATAATATAGTAGATGTAGAGAGAAATACAATGCATACAGATATGAAGATGGACGACGTCTTAGATAGTGTTGTAAAAGGCTTTCAGAACTTACGATTTAAAGATGAAGATTCCGAAGTGCCGCTCAGTGATAGTgattga
- the LOC134751490 gene encoding uncharacterized protein LOC134751490, with the protein MAAEMTLELFEKQLSDLKKEDIQKKMDIASNVSKQCELPNRQTGKDNTPPLVKCQKLTGVSEETLMAVNSLDTKSIKYEDWLKEQKQMIQKHNFEYNSIRKLLLKNYTQLLEIPTGIKNSQDYDGYKKFFTLVQLPGTKASIIVEKPETVMERQRFLYSKMKYREQKKNIVYIGKINLILNHGKFSFKEDNVESKTRFIIAASQKFGHLGYIYCCGNSQEYMTNWVEEKILPQLSEESVIIFQENVISNDEDKVVSELSKEDIINWLNANEVHHDPKMHRAELYKLVKTVKKNRVEKLSSAELSFKARGHITIRKKKCNLNNNFFDPFWGFLVHEMNNATTIPIKTTTKHHKHAITNTANIIFQNCPLEYWNNLGNILLDKERDIYREDLEIEHVIDKLMTMVKNEGLPKEWETNSKLDEYSRTAEQKYILLSDTLLKLFENMQKTQYYKSLNIFKQ; encoded by the coding sequence ATGGCAGCAGAAATGACGTTGGAACTTTTTGAAAAGCAATTAtctgatttaaaaaaagagGATATACAGAAAAAAATGGACATAGCCAGTAATGTAAGCAAACAATGTGAATTACCTAATAGACAAACTGGGAAAGATAACACTCCTCCCTTAGTTAAGTGCCAAAAGCTTACTGGAGTATCCGAAGAAACTCTAATGGCTGTAAATTCTCTCGACACTAAATCCATTAAGTATGAAGATTGGttaaaagaacaaaaacaaatgaTACAAAAGCACAATTTTGAGTATAACAGCATACGGAAACTACTTTTAAAGAACTACACGCAACTCCTAGAAATACCAACTGGAATAAAAAATAGTCAAGACTACGACGGTTATAAGAAGTTTTTCACTCTAGTACAGCTACCAGGAACTAAGGCTTCCATCATAGTCGAAAAACCAGAAACAGTCATGGAGAGACAGAGGTTTTTGTACTCAAAGATGAAGTATAGGGAACAAAAGAAAAACATAGTGTACATTGGCAAGATAAACCTGATCCTAAACCACGGTAAATTTAGTTTCAAAGAGGACAACGTTGAATCAAAAACTCGGTTTATTATAGCAGCGTCGCAAAAGTTCGGTCACTTGGGTTATATCTACTGTTGCGGGAATAGCCAGGAGTATATGACGAATTGGGTAGAAGAGAAGATTTTACCTCAGCTGTCAGAGGAAAGCGTAATAATTTTCCAAGAAAACGTTATAAGTAACGACGAAGATAAAGTTGTCAGTGAACTGTCGAAGGAGGACATTATAAACTGGTTGAACGCTAACGAAGTCCATCACGATCCTAAAATGCACCGAGCAGAATTGTACAAGCTTGTAAagacagttaaaaaaaatcgtgtcgagAAACTGTCTTCAGCAGAACTCAGTTTTAAAGCAAGGGGCCATATAACAATAAGGAAAAAGAAGTGCaatttaaacaacaacttttttGATCCTTTTTGGGGCTTTCTTGTGCATGAGATGAACAACGCTACGACAATACCAATAAAAACCACAACGAAGCACCATAAGCACGCTATAACTAACACAGCAAATATAATCTTCCAAAATTGTCCGCTTGAATATTGGAACAATTTAGGTAACATATTGCTAGACAAAGAAAGAGATATCTATAGAGAAGACTTAGAAATAGAGCATGTGATAGATAAACTGATGACTATGGTAAAAAATGAAGGACTCCCGAAAGAATGGGAGACAAATTCAAAGTTAGATGAATACAGTAGAACAGCGGAGCAGAAATATATACTTCTTTCCGATACTCTTTTAAAACTGTttgaaaatatgcaaaaaactCAATATTACAaatcattaaatatatttaaacaataa
- the LOC134751485 gene encoding uncharacterized protein LOC134751485, translated as MKKVQLTHMEQMVKDAHLVDLRVKLKMAEQIYKYTKMPTKLTVAPDAALLGINQNILNKLNDRIETMKTGEFKHHQQFYLQKQMLINEDQNNFSYMDIREFLIEHYVEKQDIPTKEKLIVDLELKTIFCDNDTLNYSLKNHGFIWRNLPGTKKSILIEHPKRVADRNRYFKKLKQYRSENRDIVYIEEFYNNIYHKHVNIPRKQPRKWCIAAITENSLIKAGTYTYPAAPGVDLYVWLKDELIPLLPKNSVVVVEEKINKEVDDYQFPDALNSKDEIKDWLNVNNVPFAKNMRKAELMTLVDKFTKERRLILEEILKSHGYEVLRKQKGFPNLYVIAPLTKHMQDNNDKAPRGKLRGREGGRLMDALKGCTVEQWKKMFDTVKLGEEKILREDFLLEEIIDKLMSMTSQESVEKNLQCLDNFEPDLDYYVVEKKTINYNKTGYRCVVSYTNISPSSSSLT; from the coding sequence atgaaaaaagttcaaCTAACTCATATGGAACAAATGGTAAAAGACGCGCATTTGGTTGATTTGCGAGTGAAACTGAAGATGGCAGAACAAATATATAAGTACACCAAAATGCCTACCAAACTTACCGTGGCCCCTGACGCTGCTCTTCTCggtataaatcaaaatattttaaataaactcAATGATCGAATAGAAACTATGAAAACCGGGGAATTTAAACATCATCAGCAATTTTACCTGCAGAAGCAAATGTTAATCAATGAAgatcaaaacaatttttcatacatGGACATCAGAGAATTCCTTATAGAACATTACGTTGAGAAACAAGATATCCCGACAAAGGAAAAACTTATTGTCGATCTGGAACTCAAAACTATATTTTGTGACAATGATACCCTAAATTATTCTCTTAAAAATCACGGATTTATTTGGAGAAACCTTCCAGGAACGAAAAAGAGCATACTTATTGAGCATCCGAAAAGAGTCGCTGATAGAAATAGATATTTCAAAAAGTTAAAACAATATAGATCAGAGAACAGAGACATAGTTTATATAGaagaattttataacaatatcTACCACAAGCATGTAAATATCCCCAGGAAACAACCACGTAAATGGTGCATTGCAGCAATTACTGAAAACTCTTTAATTAAAGCCGGGACATATACATATCCAGCGGCACCCGGAGTCGATTTGTACGTATGGCTTAAAGATGAATTGATACCTTTGTTGCCGAAAAACTCAGTTGTGGTAGTTGAAGAGAAGATAAATAAAGAAGTGGATGATTATCAATTTCCTGATGCACTAAACAGTAAGGATGAAATAAAAGATTGGTTAAACGTAAATAACGTTCCTTTTGCGAAAAATATGCGTAAAGCTGAATTAATGACACTCGTAGATAAATTCACGAAAGAAAGAAGATTAATTTTGGAAGAGATTTTAAAGTCGCACGGATATGAAGTGTTGCGTAAACAAAAAGGCTTCCCAAATTTATATGTGATTGCACCTTTAACAAAACATATGCAAGATAATAATGACAAAGCACCGAGAGGGAAATTAAGGGGACGGGAAGGAGGAAGATTAATGGATGCCTTAAAAGGTTGCACTGTAGAACAATGGAAAAAGATGTTTGACACTGTCAAATTAGGAGAAGAAAAAATACTTCGTGAAGATTTTTTACTGGAAGAAATCATTGATAAATTGATGTCAATGACTTCCCAGGAGAGTGTGGAGAAAAACCTGCAGTGTTTAGATAATTTCGAACCAGACCTAGACTATTATGTAGTCGAGAAAAAGAccataaattataacaaaactgGTTATAGATGTGTAGTTTCATATACAAATATATCaccatcatcatcgtcattgACTTAA